The genomic stretch TTTTGATCCATTGTAtcttttccttatttgattagaaaaaaacaaaaaaaaaaacatgctatTTACACAGTCGAAAAAGTAAGTCGAGACATGAACTCACCTACATTTGTAAGAAGTATGAAGACCAAAACGTAGAAAACTCTAGCCATGTTTTTGGCTCTAATGCCAAATAAAAAAGTGTTTCTCATATTTATAGCATAAATTACTATACATGTTTCATCTTTAATTAATCAACCATACGCTACTAAATGACTTTGGCTATTACATAACATCGGTGGAACATTTacgattaaaaaattaatccttaattAAATCATACTAGTGAAAGGCCATAGgaatgtaataaaaaaaaattttgtcaagTCCTGCTATGCAGCTGCCTGTTGGCAGCCTAGCGTAGgacatatatgaaaaaataataataaaaaaaaaatttgtcagttttttttttttttttttttgttagtgaaaTTTCTATgtgttaatatttaatttttaatgcctcaaaacattttttagattcaaaacaaaaatttagggGGTGAAAGGTTAATCTTTTAGGGATTGTATCTCCTAAAAGGGATTCGATTAttctaaatttggtgctaatgcctcaaatttggtgctaatacctcaaatttagtgctaatacctaaaatttggattttcctttaatatctctcttcttcaatttaaaaaaaataaaataaaaaaaaataaaaaagaaagaagaagaagcaagcaAAATATCTGAcgttattaaaataaaataaaataaaataaaaaattggtcacGTCAACTTTGGTAGACGCTGGGATGGCCCCCAGGCTGCCAAAAATTTCTACTCTATGCGGTCAGCAAAAACCAGTAATCGCATAATGAAGAATGGCCTATAGGAATCTGCGGAAGACCTATGTCCGACATACAACATATATTACAAAGGCCTCTGGGAATTCAGCCTGGCCTTTGTaaatatctttcatttttttaactttttaatcaTAGCGGTCCAAAATGTTTAGTGCCGGTTTCTTGTTAGGGTTGGGCAGCCTAAGAGTGGAGTGTTCAAGTGGCTCGCATGCATCTTATGATATGTCTAAATATTTATGTTATTCGAACAATCtaataacaaaagataaaagTACATTAACATTGCAcacattttatttattccaaagaACATATATTACATGAAAAACAACCGGAATACTTCCAATAAAGCACACGTGTATTTGAAGACAATGCTCCTTGTAACAAAATGAtcataacaaattatatatcatGTTTTTCTTAGATGTCTGTGTTCAACAATTGTAAAAGCAGTGGCATTTGGACAGAATCATCCCCGTACATAATCCACAATGAGCATCCTCAAACTCCTTGCAATTGTTGTCACAGTGTCCAGAATTTCTACATGCACCATGCCATGTGGTACTTGGTATTTCACAATATCCGGTAGATGCCCCACATCCAAGAAGAGCCATAGCTATTTCTGTAACAGGGAACATCTTAGAAACAAAAGggatagtaattttttttttttttttttcaaagcgggagagggggCAAAAGGGATAGTAATTAAATTACCTAAAAACATATATTAGAAGTCACTAGTGATTACTAGATAGCTATTTGTGAGAAAAATATAGGAGGTACTGTAAATCAACTCACCTACGTTTGTAACAAGCAGGGGATATAAGAAATAGTAAAGAGAAGTAAAAAAACACTCTAACCATATTTATGCAAGGAGATATCTTCACTAATTTTGTTATCCAGATTGCTAACAATTCGAACAGCAAATGTGAGAGAACTCCTATGGAGCTCATTTGTCCAAATATGTATCGGGCAGTCCGTCCTCCAGCTCGAGTAAGTGGATAAGAGCTCTTTTACATATATTGTCTAAATTACTAGCGATTCGAataacaaattgttgaaaatccGAATCTTGTTTTTTTGGAGTGATGCGAAAGAAGATAAACTCTTACTGATATTTATGGCAAGAATTGCTATAATTCATCCTTAAATCACAGTAGTGATGAGATAAGAATAAGCAGTAAGGTTAAAGAAAGCTATTATTTGACATGCTATTTACAGTTGAAAAAAGTGATTCGAGGCATGCATGAACTCACCCACATTTGTAAGAAGGATGAGGACGATGAAGACCAAAAAGTAGACAACTCTAGCCATGTTTTTTGCTCTAATGCTAAACAAGAAAGAGTGTTGCTGACTTTTATAGCATAAATTGCCATGTTTTATCCTTAATTAAATCATACTAGTCAAAGGAATAGGAGTGCAAAGTCAAATTAAGCAAGCTATTAAATACATGTCATTCgcttttagaaaaataataataatatttaatagattgttatATATACCACTGTCATATACCACATAACTTGATGTTGTAACaatgaaaaatcaatctttgaatcaacacttgtaaaaataaaaaggtaatttTCACTATCACACATTCACACCATCCCAGCTGTATGATaatcgtataacagtctactaaataacattactcttaaaaaaaaaaaataattcaagatATCAAAGTTTCATCCCTCCCACTCTCTCTAAAACTAAAAggttaaacttaaaacaaaaggtCAAGTTTGAGTTGGATTATTCAACTTTTGTTTCTACCATTGTACTTTacattgaaatatttttttttaaagtcaaatTGAGTCTTCCATGCATTGGACTTGGTGGCAACGACCCTATCTAAAATGACAGAAATTGACTACAAACTGGATTTAAAAGTGACAaaaccattattattttttatatatataattagtgaGTTTCTTCATTTTGGCTAGTTTCCTTAAATCTCTTTAGCAACCTTTCGATATTGctttttattcatccaaaaaaaaaaaaaaaaaaaaaaccgttttcGATCTTTTGAGAAGACAGTTTATTTGAATAAGCGAAAGGGCATTTTTTTGGTATCACTCTAAGAtcacccttattttttattttttctattattaaataaattcaaGTTCTCCAACCTTAGGTAAATTCCACGTGTCAAATTTTCGGAGtgggtaaaaaaataaaatagtaccATTATGGGAAAACGGACGGCATACCGTCGACATgatacaaagaaagaaaaagatatctCTCTAAGACGATGGCTAGTTTATTATGATTGTCTTTAGGTACTTAGTCTTAATCGCTTTACCTTAAATGAATTAATATGATTTGCTTACTGAAATTTAAGATCACCTTGTGAGTTTGAGCAAAGATAAGAGTCGCGATTAGAATCATTGACTTTGCAATGGTTTATCGAGACATATATAGGCATTTTACAAATGAAAATAGAATATCTTGATTTAATGTAGTTGACTAATGATTCTTGGATGTTACTACATGTGTAATGGCGTATAGAGAGAAATTGTTCTTAAACACTACTTGAGATCTTTGGTTTAACTGTTTGTAGTTGACCATGTGATATATTGATATTTCTCATCGATGATTTGTAGGGATGTGGCTATGGTAGTTATTAGTTATTACAATATTTGATACAATCTCCCAACCTTTTCCGCAAGTGTACACATGGATCTCACAGTCTATTTACAATATGAATATAATCGTAAATGCATGGTTGGACCGTGCCCAATGTGTACAAATGAGAGATATAGCATTTAACGATAGGTGGCACCCATCAGTTGGCAACCCACCCATCCATTTGGTCATGTGGAATACCGTTTTGAAGGTTACTCCACAAGACTAACAAGTGCGTGattaacatgtgaaatgcaacccaaaaaaaaacattaaggGCTGGTTTGGTTtgcggatatatatatatataaagttttgtTAAATCTAGACCGTTTGTATTTTTTACAAGAGATTTgcaatttactttttttttaagataattttttgagataaattcCTAAATCAATGCGTCAAAACAAATGGCACCTCAAAATGTTGCTGTcgttgttttttaaaaaaaaaaaaaaaaaaaattaacagccTAAGTTTATCGAAAAGGTATAATGGATTATTTCGTTAGTTTTCCGTATGAAATTGTTCTGTCCATTAGTGTCAGatcacattaaaataataagttCGATATATAAATTTGAGAGTTTTTGACTTTTGAAGGTGATTGAAGTTTAAGAaggttaagtaaagttttccccaAAGAATATCATTTGAAACATTATTGTTAaaactgttaaaatattgattaataGTTTtaaataagtacgattttaaaaattgcgatttcaaaaaattgaaatttaaatttacctcttctataagcttaagcttttgagatttaatatgatatcagagtCAAAAGTCTTGAATTCGAACATTGATTCCATCATTTACCTTcactttaaattaaatattccatgagCCCATGCGTGAGGGGGAATAgctggtgatttaacaaaaacataaaactatatataatactTCAAAAATTGTGAGATTACAAAATGTAATAATATGTATATGAATTGAAATGGAATATAATCTTATGGATCATAGGGTAACACCCATTACAACTCAAAGGTCGAATGCCCACTAACCTACCAAGGCCAAAAGCCCATTAACCTAATATACCCATTACACAAAAAGCCTAGATAAAACACTGAATTAGAATTGTACATTACCcgaatgtaaatttaatcaactAATATTAGAAAGAAAGTGAACTGATTCAAAACCTTTTGATCATAACCACAAAAATGTATTAGAACTTAccattttgaaataattagtaAAAACGAGAGAGACagatagaattttttttttttttctctcaaaaaaagATTAACCAGATGGTCCTAGCTACCTGTTATTGGGGTTGAATCTTCTTGGtcatgtgaatatatatatatatatatatatatatatatatataaattgttcttGGTGATGTTCTTCATAATTAGTTCATTTAGTAGGCAAAGCAACGACGTTTCAGCTTCCCAATAGTGGGTTTTAGCTTCCCGATTTACTGCAAATGTATGCTACTTATCGTGGAACGTTAACTTTTCTCGTAGTTAGTTTTATTAATTCGTTAGAAGGAAAAATGCAGCACTGAGAGATCGAAGCCAATGGCGAAGACGAGAAGAAACCGGGGCTTTCCAACGCCTCCCAACCCAAAAGCATCGCCCAAACCGATAACCCCAACCTCCAACACCACAATCGTCTCCTCTTCACTCTACAAATCTGTACATATTTTgccactctttttctttttttttttctcatctttttttgtttaattttgatgataaatttttttgcaGGTTTCACTGCATGATTGGTGGCTGGTGAAGGCTCCCAACGGGAAGGGTTTAGCTGTAGGAGGGTTTGCTTCATTAGAGTAAGAGGCTTTCGTCTTTAGACTCTTTACACatcttttctttatcttttttttgtttcttagttttgcttccttttgttttgtgatATGTGGATAAAATTGTATAGTTCTTGAAGCAAATATCAAGAATTTAAGATAAATTAGGTGAACCCAAGAAGGGTAATTGGAGGTTGTTTAGGTTTTAGTGTAAGTTTCAGTCCCCAATGAGGACTTctattaagaagaagaaaaaaaattaaagttcaCATTTTGCACCCTTTTAGCATTTAGCCGTGCCATTGCATAAATGTTGATTAATCAGGCTTAGTTGGTCAATTAACGTCATTCTTTGAGGTTGCTGTATAGATGATTCgttgttttttcttaaattctGTCTGTTCCTTGACAGGAGACTAGGAGTAAGAGTTTTTTCCTCTGCTGCAATTTCCAAGAGACACGATGCCACCACTCTTGAGACAACGGATGGCATCAACATCACAATCAGTGGCTTCATAAATAGGTCTCGGTCGTGTCAAAATGGTTTTCCATCTGAGGTATGTGTTTCTGTCAGTGGTTTCTAGTTACTCGTTTTCTCATTTATACTTGTTGTGTACTTGGGAgcatgcttttaatgatatctcaattacttttttttttttaaaaaaaaaaaaaagtatgagtTTCCTTGTTGTTTGGTTGTCTCGTTTAATTCCAATGTAGAGTTCACTACTACATTAGCTGCATGATAACATAACATTTTGGGTGTAATATTTGGTTGAGGAATGAGCTTGACTCAAGTGAGCTAAGCCTTCTTGAAAACTACTTGGTGTAGTGTGATGGGCTGGTATCACAGGTTTTGTATAAGTAAATGCAGAAGCATGCCATTGAAAATGACACAGTAGTTAACATGAGGAGCAATGAAATGGTAATTTTTCTGTTCCTCATCGCGAACCATTGACATTGATGTGGTGTTAGCCTAGCCCAAGCTTTTTTTTGTTGCCATCTAAATTACTAAATACTATGGAAGCTTTCCCGTTAAAAACTGTTCTTTTGACTGAAGTTAAGATTCTAACTCCTGATGTTAAAAGGTATGCAATCATTTCCTGCTTGGATTTCCCTGGAACTGGGAGGAGTATGCTATTGGTTGTTCTGGTGAAAATTCTACTGGTAGAGGTGTTCCGACAAGGATTTCTGCTTCTGACGAGTCCAAAGTCTCTTCGGGTGACAATGCAGATAAaacttttccattttctttacATGATTTCCCAGTGGCTAGGGTACGTGATCTCTTAATATCCACTTTTGAAGATCCAGATTATTGTTTGCTGACAAAGAGCATTTACAATGATATATTGGGAAAGTCGATGGGGAATAGTCCAATGAAAAATGTGCAATCTGGACTAAATGAGACTCCAGTTAATCAAAAGGAGACTAAGGTTGACCATAAGCACGACAATGAGGATACTTTCTTCAATTCAAGGGATATGACAACAGAAGAAAACCAGAATGTCCTCACCCCAAGTATAGGTGTTTCGACAAGAAGCATGACTAGATTGAAGAATTTTAGAATGGAACAAGAAGAGAGACTTTCACCAAACTCAAAAATTAAGCAGGCCACTGGGAAAAGAATTGGAGGAATGGTAAAAACAAATGCTCCAATGGTGAGTCATCCAACCAAATTATTTGAAAAGGACAAGGAATTCTTAGTAGTTTCTGATAAATCTGTGGTCAGAAGATCAAGGAGGCTGATGAATCCAAAGAAATGATCTGTAAGGCATAGTCCAAACCAGCAACTGAAAAATTGTTGTCACCAAACTCAAAAATTAAGCAGGCCACTGGGAAAAGAATTGGAGGAATGGTAAAAACAAATGCTCCAATGGTGAGTCATCCAACCAAATTATTTGAAAAGGACAAGGAATTCTTAGTAGTTTCTGATAAATCTGTGGTCAGAAGATCAAGGAGGCTGATGAATCCAAAGAAATGATCTGTAAGGCATAGTCCAAACCAGCAACTGAAAAATTGTTGTCGATTTACTTGCAAAGAATGCTACACATGCATGAGAATCACAGGTACATGTTGGTtatcaacaaaaagaaaaagaaaagggaaagaaagaaatcacAAGTCACAACCACATGTGGACATTTTAATGCATTTTTTCATGTTAATGTTATTATGCATTAAAATGTCCACATGTGGTTGTGACTTgtgatttctttctttcctttttctttttctttttgttgataACCAACATGTACCTGTGAATTCTCATGCATGTGCAGAAAATATTTCAACCTGCCTAATTTTTTATGGTCTTCTTATCAGTTATTAGATGGAAAAAGCTTGGAACTCAAGTCGTATTTTTATGAATATCTTGAATGATCTTGAAACTTCATGATTCAATCTCATAAGGtgtcatttttttgttaaaaggtTTCAACTATCAGCTTGATGAATGTGTTCATCATTATTTTGACTTTCGGCTAACCTATTCTCCTCTGTTCCTCCCTATGTCTATGGCTTTTGTTTGCAACAATCAGCGTACACATCTCGCGGAAGTAATTGTTCGGAATGATTTACAGCATATCAATTCATTTTACTACTTAGTAATGCCCTAAGCCCCAAGGAAGGAATGGTAAGTTAATATTTTAGATTCCTACATTAAGGCTTTTGAAATTCTATTTTCAAATTGTGTGCCCCGtctatttttttgtgtgtgttttttcaTTGCTTGCAACAAAGCCTACTTCCTTGGTAAGTTAGAAGGCCAATTACTGctaaaatgttttgaa from Corylus avellana chromosome ca1, CavTom2PMs-1.0 encodes the following:
- the LOC132167294 gene encoding protein EMBRYO DEFECTIVE 1674; translated protein: MAKTRRNRGFPTPPNPKASPKPITPTSNTTIVSSSLYKSVSLHDWWLVKAPNGKGLAVGGFASLERLGVRVFSSAAISKRHDATTLETTDGINITISGFINRSRSCQNGFPSEVCNHFLLGFPWNWEEYAIGCSGENSTGRGVPTRISASDESKVSSGDNADKTFPFSLHDFPVARVRDLLISTFEDPDYCLLTKSIYNDILGKSMGNSPMKNVQSGLNETPVNQKETKVDHKHDNEDTFFNSRDMTTEENQNVLTPSIGVSTRSMTRLKNFRMEQEERLSPNSKIKQATGKRIGGMVKTNAPMVSHPTKLFEKDKEFLVVSDKSVVRRSRRLMNPKK